One segment of Streptomyces sp. TG1A-8 DNA contains the following:
- a CDS encoding DeoR/GlpR family DNA-binding transcription regulator: MYAPERQQEILRLARDGGRVDVLSLAEEFQVTAETIRRDLKALDRAGLVRRVHGGAIPAGRLDFEPDLAERESTASGEKDRIAKAALAELPTEGTLVLDAGTTVARVAAAIPLEASLTVVTHSLPIATRLADHPGIQLHLVGGRVRHRTRAAVDAWALRAYGEIRADVLFVAANGFSAEHGLTTPDLAEAAVKRAAVAAARRVVLLADSAKHGQEHFARFGDLGDVDLLITDSGLDEEDAAAIERGGTEVVRA, encoded by the coding sequence ATGTACGCACCGGAGCGGCAGCAGGAGATCCTCCGGCTCGCCCGGGACGGGGGCCGGGTGGACGTGCTGTCCCTGGCCGAGGAGTTCCAGGTCACGGCGGAGACGATCCGCCGCGACCTCAAGGCCCTCGACCGCGCCGGCCTCGTCCGCCGGGTGCACGGCGGCGCCATCCCGGCCGGCCGCCTGGACTTCGAGCCGGACCTCGCCGAACGCGAGTCCACCGCCTCCGGCGAGAAGGACCGCATCGCCAAGGCGGCCCTGGCCGAACTGCCCACCGAGGGCACGCTGGTCCTCGACGCCGGTACGACGGTGGCGCGGGTGGCCGCCGCGATCCCGCTGGAGGCCTCCCTCACGGTCGTCACGCACAGCCTGCCCATCGCCACCCGCCTCGCCGACCACCCGGGCATCCAGCTCCACCTGGTCGGGGGCCGGGTGCGGCACCGCACCCGCGCCGCCGTGGACGCCTGGGCACTGCGCGCGTACGGCGAGATCCGCGCCGACGTGCTGTTCGTCGCGGCCAACGGCTTCTCCGCCGAGCACGGTCTGACCACCCCCGACCTCGCCGAGGCCGCGGTCAAGCGCGCGGCCGTGGCCGCCGCCCGCCGTGTGGTCCTCCTCGCCGACTCCGCCAAGCACGGCCAGGAGCACTTCGCCCGCTTCGGCGACCTGGGCGACGTGGACCTGCTGATCACCGACAGCGGGCTGGACGAGGAAGACGCCGCCGCCATCGAACGCGGCGGCACGGAAGTGGTGCGCGCATGA
- the pfkB gene encoding 1-phosphofructokinase encodes MILTVTPNPSLDRTYEVPALERGEVVRATGERTDPGGKGVNVSRAVAAAGRRTVAVLPLGGAPGALVAELLDAQGIEVAPVPVAGATRSNIALAEANGVLTKINAPGPELSAAEQELLLDTVREQSRDADWIACCGSLPRGLAPSWYADAVTRAHAGGARIALDTSGRALLEALRARPDVVKPNAEELAEAVGRPLATVGDAVKAAEELREMGARTVLASLGADGQLLVDDAGTWFGSARVSAVRSNVGAGDSSLAGFLIAGGSGPEALASAVAHGAAAVRLPGSVMPTPADLDPAAVGVTAEVPVDRELTEPVT; translated from the coding sequence ATGATCCTCACCGTCACCCCCAACCCGTCCCTCGACCGCACCTACGAGGTCCCCGCCCTGGAGCGCGGCGAGGTCGTCCGCGCCACCGGCGAGCGCACGGACCCCGGCGGCAAGGGCGTCAACGTCTCGCGCGCCGTCGCCGCCGCCGGACGGCGCACGGTGGCCGTCCTGCCCCTGGGGGGCGCGCCCGGCGCGCTCGTCGCCGAGCTGCTGGACGCGCAGGGCATCGAGGTCGCCCCGGTCCCGGTCGCCGGGGCCACCCGCTCCAACATCGCGCTCGCGGAGGCGAACGGCGTGCTGACGAAGATCAACGCGCCGGGTCCCGAACTGTCGGCGGCGGAGCAGGAACTCCTCCTGGACACCGTGCGCGAACAGTCCCGGGACGCCGACTGGATCGCCTGCTGCGGCAGCCTGCCCCGGGGTCTGGCGCCCTCCTGGTACGCCGACGCGGTCACGCGGGCGCACGCCGGGGGTGCCCGGATCGCCCTGGACACCTCGGGGCGCGCGCTGCTGGAGGCGCTGCGGGCCCGGCCCGACGTGGTGAAGCCCAACGCCGAGGAACTGGCGGAAGCCGTCGGGCGCCCGCTGGCGACCGTCGGGGACGCGGTGAAGGCCGCCGAGGAACTGCGCGAAATGGGCGCGCGCACCGTGCTCGCCAGCCTGGGCGCCGACGGCCAGCTCCTCGTGGACGACGCCGGCACCTGGTTCGGCAGCGCGCGCGTGAGCGCCGTACGCAGCAACGTGGGTGCCGGCGACTCCTCCCTCGCCGGCTTCCTGATCGCCGGCGGCAGCGGCCCGGAGGCGCTCGCCTCCGCCGTCGCCCACGGCGCCGCGGCCGTGCGGCTGCCCGGCAGCGTGATGCCCACCCCCGCCGACCTGGACCCGGCCGCGGTCGGCGTCACCGCCGAGGTCCCCGTCGACCGCGAACTGACGGAGCCGGTGACATGA